In one window of Scyliorhinus canicula chromosome 17, sScyCan1.1, whole genome shotgun sequence DNA:
- the LOC119951450 gene encoding gastrula zinc finger protein XlCGF17.1-like has product MEGKSTVSSGEKPYTCSVCGRGFSQSSGLSRHKHSHNEEKQCKCGDCGKGFKYPFELEAHQRSHTGERPFTCSTCGKGFTKSPHLLRHQLVHTDERPFKCPDCGKCYKSSGELMLHQRVHTDERPFRCTHCGTGFRWSSDLTVHQRTHTGERPFSCSECGKKFTHPSSLRKHRRVHTDERPFKCLECGKCFKSSGNLISHQLVHTYERPFRCSRCGNGFKTSSDFIVHQRIHTVE; this is encoded by the coding sequence atggaaggaaaaagcaccgtttccagtggggagaaaccgtacacgtgttctgtgtgtggacgaggcttcagccAATCATCTGGTCTGTCGAGacacaaacacagtcacaatGAGGAGAAACAAtgtaaatgtggggactgtgggaagggattcaaatatccatttgagctggaagctcatcaacgcagtcacaccggggagagacctttcacctgctccacgtgtgggaaaggattcactaagTCACCCCATCTACTGAGACACCAGCTCGtccacactgacgagagaccttttaaatgcccagactgtgggaagtgctataaaagttctggggaactgatgctccatcagcgtgttcacactgatgagagaccgttcaggtgtactcactgtgggactgggttcagatggtcatctgacctcactgtacatcagcgaactcacacaggagagagaccgttcagctgctctgagtgtgggaagaaaTTCACTCATCCATCCAGTCTGCGGAAACACCGGcgggttcacactgacgagagaccttttaaatgtctaGAGTGTGGGAAGTGCTTTAAGAGCTCCGGGAACTTAATATCCCATCAACTAGTTCACACTtatgagagaccgttcaggtgctctcgctGTGGGAATGGGTTCAAGACATCATCAGACTTCATTgtacaccagagaattcacactgtggAGTGA